The following proteins are encoded in a genomic region of Oncorhynchus kisutch isolate 150728-3 linkage group LG4, Okis_V2, whole genome shotgun sequence:
- the LOC109888731 gene encoding unique cartilage matrix-associated protein gives MSWSHATFLVAVLLSLSLSQEVDSAAVPDDKGTTKATDPRGPLREIFMTEADAANFFRRRSRRAAKSQDEIDAEQRQVLAADKRKRENHEEQRNEFENYAEEEHDEQDERTRESTEQWREFHYDGLHPPQEYNRQST, from the exons ATGTCCTGGTCGCATGCAACCTTCCTTGTCGCTGTGCTCCTGTCACTGTCCT TATCTCAGGAGGTAGACAGTGCAGCTGTCCCCGATGATAAGGGCACTACCAAGGCAACCGACCCGAGAG GTCCACTGAGGGAGATCTTCATGACCGAGGCCGACGCAGCAAACTTCTTCAGACGCCGCAGCAGAAGAGCTGCCAAGTCTCAGGACGAAATTGACG CTGAACAGAGGCAGGTGCTGGCTGCAGATAAGCGGAAGAGAGAGAACCATGAGGAACAGAGGAATGAGTTTGAGAACTACGCTGAGGAGGAGCATGACG AGCAAGACGAGAGGACACGGGAGAGCACCGAGCAGTGGCGAGAGTTCCACTATGACGGCCTGCATCCCCCCCAGGAGTACAACCGCCAGTCTACCTGA